A window from Verrucomicrobiota bacterium encodes these proteins:
- a CDS encoding aminotransferase class V-fold PLP-dependent enzyme, protein MTTLTNLDAVRNEFPALKREHAGQPLVYFDAPGGTQVTRRCLDRIVDYLTRCNANTHGAFATAVESDALIAEAHEAAADFLNARSADEIVFGQNMTSLTFALSRSLGQWLKAGDEIILTRLDHDANFSPWWLLAHERGVKVNVVDINPDDCTLVMADFERFLGPRTKWVAVGYVSNAVGTINPVKQIVAMAHAAGALAFVDAVAAAPHLPIDVQSLDADFLACSPYKFWGPHQGILYGKYDLLDRLPAYKVRPAEDKPPHKFETGTQSFENQAGLIGVMEYLEWLADSCVPAIKMVGTDSTPSLTTFDHRTGNIRDAVERVPTNWGPVDCSEKQKDFSAPATGQTWRSARSAKLHSAMRVSQLYEQQLVAYLIEQILAIDGVRFFGIREKERAEERAPTIAIRYENEHPRATAERLARAGICVWDGNYYAINLSERLGVESTGGMLRIGLTHYNTREEIDRLVAALVA, encoded by the coding sequence ATGACCACGCTGACCAACCTCGACGCCGTCCGAAACGAATTTCCCGCGCTGAAACGCGAACATGCCGGCCAGCCCCTCGTCTATTTCGATGCGCCAGGCGGCACTCAAGTCACGCGTCGCTGCCTCGACCGCATCGTCGATTACCTCACGCGCTGCAACGCCAACACGCACGGCGCATTCGCCACCGCTGTCGAAAGCGACGCCCTCATTGCCGAGGCGCACGAAGCCGCCGCCGATTTCTTGAACGCGCGCAGCGCCGACGAAATTGTCTTTGGCCAGAACATGACCAGCCTCACGTTCGCGCTCAGCCGCAGCCTCGGCCAATGGCTCAAGGCAGGCGACGAAATCATCCTGACGCGGCTGGACCATGACGCGAACTTTTCTCCCTGGTGGCTCCTGGCGCACGAACGCGGCGTCAAAGTCAACGTCGTGGACATCAACCCGGACGATTGCACTTTGGTGATGGCCGACTTCGAGCGGTTTCTCGGCCCGCGCACGAAATGGGTCGCCGTCGGGTACGTGAGCAACGCCGTCGGCACGATCAACCCGGTCAAACAGATCGTCGCGATGGCCCACGCCGCGGGGGCGCTGGCGTTTGTCGATGCCGTGGCAGCCGCGCCGCACTTGCCCATCGACGTGCAGAGCCTGGACGCCGATTTTCTCGCGTGCTCGCCCTACAAGTTCTGGGGCCCTCATCAAGGCATTCTCTATGGCAAATACGATCTGCTCGACCGCTTGCCCGCGTACAAAGTCCGCCCGGCCGAAGACAAGCCGCCGCACAAGTTCGAGACCGGCACGCAGAGCTTCGAGAATCAGGCGGGATTGATCGGAGTGATGGAGTATTTGGAGTGGTTGGCGGATTCCTGCGTTCCAGCCATAAAGATGGTAGGGACGGATTCCACTCCGTCCCTGACTACATTTGACCATCGAACAGGTAACATCAGGGACGCGGTGGAACGCGTCCCTACCAATTGGGGACCGGTGGACTGTTCCGAGAAGCAGAAGGATTTCTCCGCGCCCGCGACGGGACAAACCTGGCGCTCGGCCCGTTCGGCGAAGCTTCACTCCGCCATGCGCGTCTCGCAGCTCTACGAACAGCAACTCGTCGCCTATCTGATCGAGCAAATCCTCGCCATCGACGGCGTGCGTTTCTTTGGAATTCGCGAAAAGGAACGCGCGGAAGAGCGCGCCCCAACCATCGCCATCAGGTATGAGAATGAGCACCCGCGCGCTACTGCCGAACGCCTTGCGCGAGCCGGCATTTGCGTTTGGGACGGCAACTATTACGCGATCAACCTGAGCGAACGCCTCGGCGTGGAGAGCACGGGAGGCATGCTGCGCATCGGCCTGACGCACTACAATACCCGTGAGGAGATCGACCGGCTGGTAGCGGCGCTCGTGGCTTAA